The following proteins are co-located in the Melanotaenia boesemani isolate fMelBoe1 chromosome 5, fMelBoe1.pri, whole genome shotgun sequence genome:
- the shtn2 gene encoding shootin-1 → MWLQDEDNAATDSDEESYLSSDDGGDIQCEILEKQRDEANQRLTELEEASNQLLKEINVLEIQFQIERSCRESAEALALKVNKENKVLKRRSQMLLPLIPELPDNLAAVNLDAEIDSINEGDVVDAGKDDSENALLLESQAKITALQASVDGLLAEKLQLEQQVEELTREQVQLREQLALEVEEKEAILRKMSKQSKAMNKIKRVSQLVTEEFTEISQKLELEQGLRQHAEIFAHQMLVEQKADKRQSMMKMENLDTSIQLQLQQALEQISHISTVLSDIQLHYQNQIKDSKEATEDSSDLSELQSLREQLEKSEEERKTLEAQLSEANTSVTQLQEEVRQLQEKLNREDKMNDLVDESTPAPAPAPPPPPPPPPPPVPIPAINLQDFLKSRRKDGISSADQNKSAPLSDMKTRAVDEMMERIKKGIILRPIKRIQEDDSSWKDQKSENRKSAILELKGMLDNIKRQHHRRVPSRRGFGRNVGEVELLSVLQKRRRAMGENNDQISSTQAQDPQPGQQCVPAAGNGPWAGETGNAPVLRRLKQNREKRDSRIRASALIIGNQA, encoded by the exons ATGTGGTTACAAGATGAGGACAATGCTGCCACAG ACTCAGATGAAGAGAGTTATTTATCCTCTGACGATGGAGGGGATATTCAG TGTGAGATCCTGGAAAAGCAGAGGGATGAAGCCAATCAGAGACTGACTGAACTGGAGGAAG CTTCCAATCAGCTCCTGAAAGAGATTAATGTACTGGAGATCCAGTTCCAGATCGAAAGGTCCTGTAGGGAGAGTGCTGAGGCACTGGCTCTGAAG GTAAACAAAGAGAACAAAGTCTTGAAAAGGAGGAGCCAGATGCTGCTACCGCTGATCCCTGAGCTGCCAGATAACCTGGCTGCTGTGAACCTTGACGCAGAAATCGACTCTATAAATGAGGGTGATGTAGTTGATGCTGGCAAAGATGACAGCGAAAATGCACTGCTGCTAGAGAGTCAAGCCAAGATCACAG CTTTGCAGGCATCAGTAGATGGCCTGCTGGCTGAGAAGCTGCAGCTGGAGCAACAAGTGGAGGAACTAACCAGAGAGCAAGTGCAACTCAGAGAGCAG CTTGCTCTAGAGGTTGAAGAGAAAGAAGCCATTCTGAGGAAAATGAGTAAACAGAGCAAGGCcatgaataaaatcaaaagaG TCTCCCAGCTTGTCACAGAGGAGTTCACAGAAATCTCTCAGAAACTGGAGTTGGAGCAGGGCCTCAGGCAACATGCTGAAATCTTTGCCcaccag ATGCTGGTGGAGCAGAAGGCTGACAAAAGACAAAGTATGATGAAGATGGAGAACCTTGATACCAGtattcagctgcagctgcagcaggcgCTGGAGCAGATATCCCACATTAGCACAGTGCTGAGTGATATACAGCTCCACTACCAGAAccag ATAAAAGACAGTAAGGAAGCTACAGAGGACAGCAGTGACCTCTCTGAGTTGCAGAGCCTGAGAGAGCAGCTGGAGaagagtgaagaggagaggaagacttTGGAAGCTCAACTGTCTGAAGCTAACACTTCTGTCACACAGCTGCAGGAGGAAG TGAGACAGTTACAAGAAAAATTGAACAGAGAGGATAAAATGAATGACTTGGTGGATGAATCCACTCCGGCTCCTGCTCCtgccccacctccacctccacctccaccacctccacccgtACCCATTCCTGCCATTAA TTTACAGGACTTCCTGAAAAGCAGGAGGAAAGATGGAATCAGTTCAGCTGATCAAAACA AGTCAGCACCATTGTCTGACATGAAGACAAGGGCAGTGGATGAAATGATGGAGAGAATAAAGAAAGGCATCATCCTGAGGCCCATCAAGAGAATACAG GAAGACGACAGCTCCTGGAAG GACCAAAAAAGTGAAAACCGAAAATCAGCCATCCTGGAATTAAAAGGAATGCTG GACAATATAAAACGCCAGCACCACCGCAGAGTACCTTCCaggaggggattcgggcgaaaCGTTGGCGAGGTAGAGCTGCTGTCGGTACTCCAGAAGAGAAGGAGAGCTATGGGGGAGAACAACGACCAAATTTCCTCAACTCAAGCACAGG ATCCCCAACCAGGGCAGCAGTGTGTCCCAGCAGCAGGCAATGGTCCCTGGGCAGGAGAGACCGGCAATGCTCCTGTGCTCCGAAGGCTGAAACAGAACAGAGAGAAGAGAGACTCTCGCATCAGAGCATCAGCGCTGATCATCGGCAATCAAGCCTGA
- the tex261 gene encoding protein TEX261, whose translation MWFIYLLSWLSLVVQISFVTLAIAAGLYYLAELIEEYTVATSRIIKYMILFSTGVLAGLYVFEGFPVLMVVVGLFTNLVYFGLLQTFPYILLSSPNFILSCVLVVVNHYMAFQYFAQEYYPFSEVLAYFTICLWVIPFAFFVSLSAGENVLPSTMQQGDDVVSNYFTKGKRGKRSGILLVFSFLKEAVLPSRQKMY comes from the exons atgtggtttatttatttactaagcTGGCTTTCGTTGGTGGTCCAGATATCCTTTGTCACTCTAGCAATAg CTGCTGGCCTGTACTACTTGGCAGAACTAATAGAAGAATACACAGTAGCCACCAGTCGAATAATAAAGTACATGATACTG TTCTCGACAGGTGTGCTGGCAGGTCTTTATGTTTTTGAAGGCTTCCCAGTGTTGATGGTGGTAGTCGGCCTCTTCACAAACCTGGTGTACTTTGGCCTCCTACAGACCTTTCCCTACATACTCCTGAGCTCCCCAAACTTCATCCTGTCCTGTG TGTTGGTGGTGGTGAATCATTACATGGCCTTCCAGTACTTCGCACAAGAGTATTACCCATTCTCAGAG GTGCTGGCGTACTTCACCATTTGCCTGTGGGTGATTCCCTTTGCCTTCTTTGTGTCATTGTCAGCGGGAGAAAATGTACTTCCATCCACCATGCAGCAAGGAG atGATGTGGTGTCAAACTATTTCACTAAGGGCAAACGGGGGAAGAGGTCTGGAATCCTCCTCGTGTTCTCTTTCCTCAAGGAGGCAGTGCTGCCCAGTCGACAGAAAATGTACTAA